A stretch of DNA from Candidatus Omnitrophota bacterium:
ACCTCCGTATTACCGCGGCTGCTGGCACGGAGTTAGCCGTGGCTTCCTCTGCCGGTACTGTCACCCGGCGGCTTTGTTAGAGCCCCCGAGATTCCTCCCGGCTAACAGTGCTTTACGACCCGAAGGCCTTCATCGCACACGCGGCGTCGCATTGTCACCCTTTCGGGCATTGCAAAAGATCCTCGACTGCAGCCTCCCGTAGGAGTCTGGGCAGTGTCTCAGTCCCAATGTGGCTGACCATCCTCTCAGACCAGCTACCCGTCAAAAGCCTTGGTGAGCCGTTACCTCACCAACAAGCTGATAGGACGCGAGCTCATCTCCAAACAGTAGGCCTTGCGGTCCCTACTTTTTATCACAGCTCGATGCCGAGCCGTGGTCTTATGCGGTTTTAGCCTCGGTTTCCCAAGGTTGTTCCCCATTCGAAGGTAGATTGCTCACGCGTTACGCACCCTTTTGCCACTATCCCTTGCGGGATCGTTCGACTTGCATGCCTAATCCACGCCGCCAGCGTTCACTCTGAGCCAGGATCAAACTCTCCAATTGTAAATATGGATAAATTCGATCTTGGCTTATTCCCACAATATATTATTGTAGGGGCTTGGTCGGTTCAAAACTCGTTTACGAAAGAGCAGAAACAAAAAATCCGCCCAGGGGACGGATCTTTAAATCCTTCGACAGGCTCAGGATTTAATCCTGAGTTACATCGAAGGATTAAACAAAAATAGCGTCGTGACGACGCTATTGAAGTTGCATCCTCTGATACCTATTCTATTCCAAAATTGTCAAGGCGAAGTGATCAATACCTTCTCCCCTTTTTGCCATATGTTAACGCTTAATGGCGTGGTATCAATATAGCATATTTCGAATTTATGTCAAGCGTTTTTTTAATAAAAAAGTTACTTTTATTTTTTCAAAGATATTTATGGACATTCTTTAATTTAACGTTATTTTTCTAAAGTTTTTTCCTAATCTTACCTTATATGTTTTGCCACACTTGAGACTACCATCAAAATTATCTTGCCTGATGCCATCTACCTCAACAGCGCCTTCCAATATTTTCCTCTTTGCATCGCCATTACTTTTCGCAAGGCCGGAGGCACATAAAGCCCAGACAAGCGGAACTTCTATCTCATTTACTTCGAAATCTTTTTTATCTGTTATATTTTTATAAAAATTTAAAAATTCTTCATGAGATATAATCTTTTCTTGAGCATCCTGCGGAAAGCCCTTATCTTTGAACGCTCTGTCAAATTCCTCAGCCTGTTTCAGGGCCTCTTCTTCACCGTGGTATTGGGATACTATTATCTTCGCCAGATTGACTTTCGCGGCCTTAGGGTGGAGTGAGCCCGCCGTAACATCCGCCTTCACTTTAGCGACGTCCTCGTCGGTCAATAATTCATAATACTTATACATGAGCTCATCGGAAACGGACATGAGCTTGCCGAACATATCCTTGGCGCTCTCGTTGATACCCACGTAGTTACCGAGCGATTTCGACATCTTATTGACGCCGTCCAGGCCCTCGAGAAGCGGCATCGTCAGGACTACCTGCGCCTCCAGGCCGTATGATCCCTGGACATCACGGCCCACAAGAAGATTGAACCTCTGGTCGCTGCCGCCAAGCTCAACATCAGCCTTCAGAGCCACGGAATCATACCCCTGAAGCAGCGGGTACAGGAATTCGAGCATAGTGATATTCTTCTGCTGTTTATACCGGTTCGAAAAATCGTCGCGCTCGAGCATCCTCTGGACGGAATAACGCGCCATGAGCTCGCCTATCTTCACGATATCCATCTTTCCTAACCATTCACTGTTAAAACGGATCTCTATCTTTTTGACGTCGAGGATCTTGGATATCTGGCGTTCGTATGTCTTCGCGTTCTCCTCGACCTCTTTTTTTGTCAATTGCGGCCTGGTCTTGGAAACACCGGAGGGGTCGCCTATAAGCGCGGTATGGTCGCCTATAAGGAATACGACTTTATGGCCGAGGTCCTGGAAATGGCGCATCTTCCTCAAGAGAACGGTATGCCCCAGATGGATATCCGGGGCGGTGGGGTCAAAACCCGCCTTTATAACAAGAGATTTATTCGTCTTTATGGCGCGCTCGAGCTTCTTCTTCAGCTCTTCGAGCTGAATTATATCGACAGTCCCGCGCTTAATGAGTTCCAACTGTTTATCTATATTCTTTTCCATATGGTCAAAACCTACTTACGGTCGAAGAATGGATTCTTTCCTGTAACGCTAAGCGGTAACCCCAGGGCCTGCTTCACATCTTTCGATAAAAGTTCCAGGGCCAGCGCCGCTTTGCCGATGGAATACATTACCCTGTTATCGACATGCAGCTTTCCGGCTACCGAAACGGCCGATGAGATAGAGATGCCGAGGTCTATGGAATTATACGAGCATACGCCCGGCCCTTTCTTCAATTCGTCGCAGGTCGTATATCCGCAGAACCCGCAATTCAATCCTGCCGGATTTGACTTCACGCCGATGATCACGACAGCCGGAGAACCGGCTATCGCATTGGCGTCGCGTTCCATGCTCGGCCTGGAATTCGACTTAGCGAGTTCCTTCATCTTCTTCGTCAACTTCTCCACAGAAGCCGCGTCATCGATAACTATTATCTCTATATTATCGATGCCGCGCGTCTTCGGCGCGGTCCTCGCCGCAACGGCCATAAGCTGGGAAACGCCGACAACCGCAGACCTCTCCAATTCGGGCGATCTTCGCATTACCGGTTAAACTCCCTTCAAACTGAGCGCTATCTTATGCTGGATGGAATCGACCTTCAAGACCTTGACCTTAAACTCATCACCGACCTTGAACTTCTCTTCCAGTTTTTCGCCTTCGGACAGCGGTATCTCGGAAATATGCGCCAATCCTTCCAGGTCTCTATCTATCTCTACGAACAACCCGAAATTGGCGACTTTGGTGACCTTACCGGACATTACCGTATCCTGGATATATTTGGCCGCTATGTCATCCCACGGGTCGGGACTCAGCTGCTTAACGCCGAGAGATATCCTCCTGTTCGCGGCGTCGACAGCAAGGACTACCGCCTCGACCTTTTCGCTCTTCTTGAAGACGTCCTTCGGATGCCCTATCCTCTTTGTCCACGAGATATCGGAAACGTGGATAAGGCCGTCAATACCGTCTTCCAATTCAACGAAAGCGCCATAGTCGGTTAGGTTCCTGATCTTCCCTTTAACCCTGGTTCCGACCGGGTATTTCGTCTCCACTTCAAGCCACGGATTCGATTCAAGCTGCTTCAAGCCCAGGGATATCTTCTTATTATTCTTGTCGACATCCAGGACCTGGACCTCGATGCGATCCCCTATAGCGAGAAGCTCATTCGGGCTGGCATACTTCTTCGTCCAGGAAAGTTCGGAGATATGAAGAAGCCCCTCAACCCCCTTTTCCAGTTCTACAAACGCGCCATACGGGACAAGATTAACCACGATCCCTTTTATTTTGCTTCCGGAGGCGTACTTTGTGTCTACCGTCTCCCATGGATTCTGCGTTTTCTGTTTTAATCCAAGGGAAACCTTTCCGCTGGCTGTGTCGAAATCCAGCACTACTACTTCTATATTATCGCCTATCGCAAGGACCTCGCTTGGGTGCGATACTCTGCCCCAGCTCATGTCGGTTATATGCAAGAGCCCTATTATCCCGGCCCCAAGATCGACGAACGCGCCGAAATCGGTTATGTTGCGGACTATGCCGCTGACAGTCGAGCCTTTCTGGAGGTTATCGAATATCTTCTTCTTGTCCTCATCTTTCTGAGCCTGTAACGCGTCCTTGCGGGAAACGACTATATTCTTCCTGGCCTTGTTTATCTTCACGATCTTGAACGGGAAAGCCTGGCCTATGATCTGGTTAAGGTTCCCGAAATTCTTGAGCGATGCAAGGCTGGCCGGCAGAAACGCCTCGACCCCGATGTTCACCATGAACCCGCCCTTTACTTTCTTCGAGACCTTACCGTCCACCATATCGCCTTCGCCGTACCTGGCGATAACCATCTCCCACCCGACAGCGCGCTCGGCTTTCTGCTTTGAAAGCACCACCATGCCGTTCTCATCTTCTTTCGACTCCAGATACACGTCCATCTCGTCTCCGATCTTGATAGATTCCGGATCGGAAAATTCAGATATCGAGATGGCCCCTTCGGATTTATAGCCAATATCAACGATGACGTCTTTAGCGGTAACGCCTATCACCTTGCCTTTGACGATCTGCCCCTCTTTGATATTTGCTATACTATCCTGGTACAGTTTCGCAAAATCCGCAGTCGCGCTCACCCCCTCTTCATCTTTTTCCAGCTGTTCTACATCGTTATTGTTTTCTTCGACCATTAACGAAACAACCCCTTTCTGTGTTTGAATTTGACTACACGTTTAAGTTAAAAATTAAAACTCAAAAAGTAAAAGTTATGTGTCGCTAAAGCGACCCTGCATATTTAGGTCCGAAGGACATTACACTTTTGCCTTTTTACTTTTACCTTTTAACTTTATTTTGCTTACTACCTGTCTTACTACCCACTCGGGAGTCGACGCGCCGCTCGTTATGCCTATAGTATAACCTGGCATGAACTTTTTCCCGCGCAACTCGTTCTTACTCTCCACAAGAAACGACCTCTTTAACACTTCCTTA
This window harbors:
- the tyrS gene encoding tyrosine--tRNA ligase, whose protein sequence is MEKNIDKQLELIKRGTVDIIQLEELKKKLERAIKTNKSLVIKAGFDPTAPDIHLGHTVLLRKMRHFQDLGHKVVFLIGDHTALIGDPSGVSKTRPQLTKKEVEENAKTYERQISKILDVKKIEIRFNSEWLGKMDIVKIGELMARYSVQRMLERDDFSNRYKQQKNITMLEFLYPLLQGYDSVALKADVELGGSDQRFNLLVGRDVQGSYGLEAQVVLTMPLLEGLDGVNKMSKSLGNYVGINESAKDMFGKLMSVSDELMYKYYELLTDEDVAKVKADVTAGSLHPKAAKVNLAKIIVSQYHGEEEALKQAEEFDRAFKDKGFPQDAQEKIISHEEFLNFYKNITDKKDFEVNEIEVPLVWALCASGLAKSNGDAKRKILEGAVEVDGIRQDNFDGSLKCGKTYKVRLGKNFRKITLN
- a CDS encoding DUF2148 domain-containing protein; protein product: MRRSPELERSAVVGVSQLMAVAARTAPKTRGIDNIEIIVIDDAASVEKLTKKMKELAKSNSRPSMERDANAIAGSPAVVIIGVKSNPAGLNCGFCGYTTCDELKKGPGVCSYNSIDLGISISSAVSVAGKLHVDNRVMYSIGKAALALELLSKDVKQALGLPLSVTGKNPFFDRK
- a CDS encoding 30S ribosomal protein S1 yields the protein MVEENNNDVEQLEKDEEGVSATADFAKLYQDSIANIKEGQIVKGKVIGVTAKDVIVDIGYKSEGAISISEFSDPESIKIGDEMDVYLESKEDENGMVVLSKQKAERAVGWEMVIARYGEGDMVDGKVSKKVKGGFMVNIGVEAFLPASLASLKNFGNLNQIIGQAFPFKIVKINKARKNIVVSRKDALQAQKDEDKKKIFDNLQKGSTVSGIVRNITDFGAFVDLGAGIIGLLHITDMSWGRVSHPSEVLAIGDNIEVVVLDFDTASGKVSLGLKQKTQNPWETVDTKYASGSKIKGIVVNLVPYGAFVELEKGVEGLLHISELSWTKKYASPNELLAIGDRIEVQVLDVDKNNKKISLGLKQLESNPWLEVETKYPVGTRVKGKIRNLTDYGAFVELEDGIDGLIHVSDISWTKRIGHPKDVFKKSEKVEAVVLAVDAANRRISLGVKQLSPDPWDDIAAKYIQDTVMSGKVTKVANFGLFVEIDRDLEGLAHISEIPLSEGEKLEEKFKVGDEFKVKVLKVDSIQHKIALSLKGV